TTTTAAAGTTACAATACCACTGACAGTGTCTGACAAAACAGACCCCAACATATGACCAGCCGAGAAAACGAGTCAAAATTTAAACCTGACAAAACAGAACCATCCACCCCGTACAATCCTGAACCAGCCGAAACCGTTGATTCGGTGGAAACGGAAGTTTGGGAATCAGTGGCCAGCGCGGCTGAGAGTCCAACTAAAATATATGACCGATCCGGTCGAGAGATATTTTTCGGCACACCCGAACAGTTGGGTATATTCATTGCCAATAAAGATTATGGTACGCCAGAGAGCATCGGCAGTATCGCGGATGCATCAGGACGTACGCTGATTCGGTTCGGCGCCGAAGACGGTCGAGGTTTTGCCGGACGCCATCGGATCGAACCGATGCTCGACGCGATTAAGTTTCGAGTCGATAAACGCGAACAGGCTTCGCATGACCAGGCTCGAGCTCAGGAAATATTGGCAACGCTTGGTGTGGCTGATGTCCCGCCATCTGAGCAGGCCACCGTCGATAAAAAAGCCGCTCAACCCCTAACCCAGGAAGAACGCGCCCAACTGGTACATGAACTATGGACCATTGAGCAGGAAACCTATGAGGAATACCATGGTAGGATAACCGACGAGTTGTTTATGGTTGGTAATGGGTTCAATGTTGATGGGACACCCTACGAAAAAGTTAGCGGCGATGTTGGGCGAGATTACGATGCGCACGGTATCGCTAAATCAAACCAGCTAACCAAGTTACTGCGCTTATTGGAGCAAGGAGTTGATCCCGGTAAGGAATTTCACACCGCCCCGTTTGAATTACGCGACAATGAGCGGGAGGGGGCTGGGGGTGGCACGACTGGCGGGACGGCGTATAAAGATGGAATTGCCGTTGTCACGAGCGGATATCTCCAGAGCATCACCGAGTACGGTATCCAGCACGTGTTTCTCAACGATGTATATGCCCGTCTTCGCGAACCACTGCAGTCATTATTTCCCGACGTAAAAATTCACCTATTAAGTGAACAAAAAGAAGTGCTGGAGGGAGAAGCAAAAGCGGCCAAGTAATAATGGCTAATAATCCATCCGGCGATCTTGATTTTCGCCAATTATTGGCATAAAATATAGCTATGCCAGTGCTTGAATTTCACAATCTGGCCAAACATTTTGGCCAAACCAAAGCGATCGACGGAATCACTTATTCGGTTGAAAAAGGCGAGGTTTTCGGTTTTCTTGGCCCCAACGGTGCCGGTAAAACAACTACCATACGGTGTTTGATGGACTTCATTCGCCCGTCCAGCGGCTCGATCTCACTATTTGGCCGCGACAGCCACCAAGATGCCGTTGATTTGAAACACCAGGTCGGCTATCTGTCTGGTTACGTTCGGATGAATGACAAATGGACCGGCCGGGAGCATATTCGGTTTTACAAAAAACTTAATGGCCGACAAGATAGCTCTGATGAACTAATTAAGCGCCTTGATTTCGATCCAACCAAACACGCTGGTCAGCTTTCGTCTGGTAACAAGCAGAAGTTGGGAATTATTCTGGCCTTCATGCACAATCCCGATCTGTTGGTGTTGGATGAGCCGACCACTGGATTGGATCCGCTATTGCAGAATGACGTATACGAGCTGATCAATGAACGAGTCAAAAATGGTGCGACGATATTCTTTTCATCGCACAATCTGCCGGAAGTGGAGAAGATCTGCACTCGGGTTGGGATCATTCGCCAGGGCAAGATGGTCGCTGTCCAAAGCATCGAC
This sequence is a window from Patescibacteria group bacterium. Protein-coding genes within it:
- a CDS encoding ABC transporter ATP-binding protein — translated: MPVLEFHNLAKHFGQTKAIDGITYSVEKGEVFGFLGPNGAGKTTTIRCLMDFIRPSSGSISLFGRDSHQDAVDLKHQVGYLSGYVRMNDKWTGREHIRFYKKLNGRQDSSDELIKRLDFDPTKHAGQLSSGNKQKLGIILAFMHNPDLLVLDEPTTGLDPLLQNDVYELINERVKNGATIFFSSHNLPEVEKICTRVGIIRQGKMVAVQSIDELKVKKVYHVHAHTVGGFDRAKFNQSNVTWLEAPANEISLEVRGDVTEIVKTLSSYQLSDLLIERAPLDKIFLEYYEQ